In Musa acuminata AAA Group cultivar baxijiao chromosome BXJ2-10, Cavendish_Baxijiao_AAA, whole genome shotgun sequence, a genomic segment contains:
- the LOC135624198 gene encoding putative pentatricopeptide repeat-containing protein At1g56570 isoform X2, with protein MVRRITPSLSFPLLGRRSFHPFRFQDPNRPHLISVSFQEPTDHIGGAHCFYQAQPMTALSLSPVTATNVIKHLCRQSSFALARRLFDEMPHRDVVSWTAMISGYASNGCHEDALATFCRMIASRVCPNRYTISSVLTSCRSLQSSCAGVAVHGMAVRWGIDNGAYVENALLDLYASFGCIGDAEAVFKNMTDRTVVSWTTMIAGYTRISHGDTGLLLFKQMIQECTELNAFTCSIAIHACSSIGCATTGQQLHALALKTRHDSSLPVSNSLLNMYSRCMNISEAKKFFHEMPRKDLITWNAMIASLERSNSHEALLLFLEMGSQNMQPTSFTFSSVVAACANMAILNCGRQVHGAAIRRGHQRNLQVANALIDMYAKCGSIGNSRKVFDEITEKDLVTWTSLVIGCGMNGYGAEATEIFDEMISSGVQPDQVLLMSVISACSHAGLVDQGLRYFSLMNIEYNVPPNREIYGCVVDLLGRAGRITEAYQLIETMPFEPDETIWGALLGSCKMHKNVYLGRLAAQKIFDMRPNESKTYVLLSNIYAAGRAWGDFAEMRRCLREQGNKKEAGMSWIEVRDEVRGFASGDRSSSPHIVLVYQTLEELIQHMNQDGCESDSHWVLHDFSGVT; from the exons ATGGTTCGGCGAATAACTCCGAgcctttcatttcctcttctaggacGAAGAAGCTTCCATCCCTTCCGGTTTCAGGATCCAAATCGACCGCATCTCATTTCCGTAAGTTTCCAAGAGCCAACCGACCACATCGGAGGGGCCCATTGCTTCTACCAAGCCCAGCCCATGACTGCCCTGAGCCTCTCTCCCGTTACAGCCACCAATGTCATAAAACACCTTTGCCGTCAGAGCTCGTTCGCGTTGGCCCGCCGATTGTTCGATGAAATGCCCCACCGGGACGTCGTTTCTTGGACGGCCATGATCTCGGGTTACGCTTCCAACGGGTGCCATGAGGACGCTTTGGCCACCTTCTGCCGCATGATAGCTAGCCGCGTTTGTCCCAACCGATACACGATATCCAGTGTGCTAACGTCATGCCGAAGCCTCCAGTCAAGCTGCGCCGGCGTAGCCGTGCATGGAATGGCGGTGCGGTGGGGCATCGATAACGGAGCCTATGTGGAGAACGCGCTGCTTGACCTGTATGCGTCGTTCGGATGCATCGGCGACGCTGAGGCTGTATTCAAGAATATGACGGATCGTACAGTCGTCTCATGGACTACTATGATCGCTGGCTATACCCGGATTAGCCATGGAGACACTGGACTTCTGCTGTTCAAACAGATGATTCAA GAGTGCACCGAGTTGAATGCATTTACTTGTTCGATCGCAATCCACGCTTGCAGTTCAATTGGTTGTGCAACAACCGGTCAGCAACTCCATGCATTGGCGTTGAAAACCAGGCATGATTCAAGTCTTCCAGTCTCCAATTCCTTGCTGAACATGTACTCCAGGTGCATGAACATCTCGGAAGCAAAGAAGTTCTTCCATGAAATGCCTCGAAAGGACCTGATTACTTGGAATGCCATGATTGCCAGTCTCGAGCGGTCAAACTCACATGAAGCTTTGCTACTGTTTCTCGAGATGGGATCACAGAACATGCAGCCAACTAGCTTTACCTTTAGTAGCGTCGTAGCGGCTTGCGCAAACATGGCAATTCTGAACTGCGGACGGCAAGTTCATGGCGCTGCAATTCGAAGAGGCCATCAAAGGAACCTCCAAGTAGCGAACGCGCTCATAGATATGTATGCCAAGTGTGGAAGCATAGGCAATTCGAGAAAGGTCTTCGATGAAATAACTGAGAAGGATTTGGTAACATGGACATCGTTGGTGATCGGATGTGGGATGAATGGATATGGAGCTGAGGCAACCGAAATCTTTGATGAGATGATTAGTTCGGGTGTTCAACCTGACCAAGTTTTGCTTATGAGTGTAATCAGTGCATGCAGTCATGCGGGACTGGTAGATCAAGGATTGAGGTACTTCAGCTTGATGAACATCGAGTACAATGTTCCTCCTAATAGGGAAATCTACGGGTGCGTTGTTGATCTTCTTGGCCGAGCTGGAAGAATAACGGAGGCCTATCAGCTGATAGAAACAATGCCTTTTGAACCTGATGAAACAATTTGGGGAGCACTGCTTGGGTCTTGCAAGATGCACAAGAATGTCTATTTGGGAAGATTGGCTGCTCAGAAGATCTTTGACATGAGGCCAAATGAGTCGAAGACATACGTCTTGCTCTCGAATATATATGCAGCTGGCAGGGCATGGGGAGATTTTGCAGAGATGAGGAGATGTTTGAGAGAGCAGGGGAATAAGAAAGAGGCAGGAATGAGCTGGATTGAAGTGAGGGATGAGGTACGTGGCTTTGCTTCCGGTGACAGAAGCAGTAGTCCACATATTGTTTTGGTTTATCAGACACTGGAAGAGCTGATTCAACACATGAACCAAGATGGATGTGAATCAGATTCGCATTGGGTGCTGCATGATTTCTCAGGAGTAACATGA
- the LOC135624198 gene encoding putative pentatricopeptide repeat-containing protein At1g56570 isoform X1, with amino-acid sequence MVRRITPSLSFPLLGRRSFHPFRFQDPNRPHLISVSFQEPTDHIGGAHCFYQAQPMTALSLSPVTATNVIKHLCRQSSFALARRLFDEMPHRDVVSWTAMISGYASNGCHEDALATFCRMIASRVCPNRYTISSVLTSCRSLQSSCAGVAVHGMAVRWGIDNGAYVENALLDLYASFGCIGDAEAVFKNMTDRTVVSWTTMIAGYTRISHGDTGLLLFKQMIQQECTELNAFTCSIAIHACSSIGCATTGQQLHALALKTRHDSSLPVSNSLLNMYSRCMNISEAKKFFHEMPRKDLITWNAMIASLERSNSHEALLLFLEMGSQNMQPTSFTFSSVVAACANMAILNCGRQVHGAAIRRGHQRNLQVANALIDMYAKCGSIGNSRKVFDEITEKDLVTWTSLVIGCGMNGYGAEATEIFDEMISSGVQPDQVLLMSVISACSHAGLVDQGLRYFSLMNIEYNVPPNREIYGCVVDLLGRAGRITEAYQLIETMPFEPDETIWGALLGSCKMHKNVYLGRLAAQKIFDMRPNESKTYVLLSNIYAAGRAWGDFAEMRRCLREQGNKKEAGMSWIEVRDEVRGFASGDRSSSPHIVLVYQTLEELIQHMNQDGCESDSHWVLHDFSGVT; translated from the exons ATGGTTCGGCGAATAACTCCGAgcctttcatttcctcttctaggacGAAGAAGCTTCCATCCCTTCCGGTTTCAGGATCCAAATCGACCGCATCTCATTTCCGTAAGTTTCCAAGAGCCAACCGACCACATCGGAGGGGCCCATTGCTTCTACCAAGCCCAGCCCATGACTGCCCTGAGCCTCTCTCCCGTTACAGCCACCAATGTCATAAAACACCTTTGCCGTCAGAGCTCGTTCGCGTTGGCCCGCCGATTGTTCGATGAAATGCCCCACCGGGACGTCGTTTCTTGGACGGCCATGATCTCGGGTTACGCTTCCAACGGGTGCCATGAGGACGCTTTGGCCACCTTCTGCCGCATGATAGCTAGCCGCGTTTGTCCCAACCGATACACGATATCCAGTGTGCTAACGTCATGCCGAAGCCTCCAGTCAAGCTGCGCCGGCGTAGCCGTGCATGGAATGGCGGTGCGGTGGGGCATCGATAACGGAGCCTATGTGGAGAACGCGCTGCTTGACCTGTATGCGTCGTTCGGATGCATCGGCGACGCTGAGGCTGTATTCAAGAATATGACGGATCGTACAGTCGTCTCATGGACTACTATGATCGCTGGCTATACCCGGATTAGCCATGGAGACACTGGACTTCTGCTGTTCAAACAGATGATTCAA CAGGAGTGCACCGAGTTGAATGCATTTACTTGTTCGATCGCAATCCACGCTTGCAGTTCAATTGGTTGTGCAACAACCGGTCAGCAACTCCATGCATTGGCGTTGAAAACCAGGCATGATTCAAGTCTTCCAGTCTCCAATTCCTTGCTGAACATGTACTCCAGGTGCATGAACATCTCGGAAGCAAAGAAGTTCTTCCATGAAATGCCTCGAAAGGACCTGATTACTTGGAATGCCATGATTGCCAGTCTCGAGCGGTCAAACTCACATGAAGCTTTGCTACTGTTTCTCGAGATGGGATCACAGAACATGCAGCCAACTAGCTTTACCTTTAGTAGCGTCGTAGCGGCTTGCGCAAACATGGCAATTCTGAACTGCGGACGGCAAGTTCATGGCGCTGCAATTCGAAGAGGCCATCAAAGGAACCTCCAAGTAGCGAACGCGCTCATAGATATGTATGCCAAGTGTGGAAGCATAGGCAATTCGAGAAAGGTCTTCGATGAAATAACTGAGAAGGATTTGGTAACATGGACATCGTTGGTGATCGGATGTGGGATGAATGGATATGGAGCTGAGGCAACCGAAATCTTTGATGAGATGATTAGTTCGGGTGTTCAACCTGACCAAGTTTTGCTTATGAGTGTAATCAGTGCATGCAGTCATGCGGGACTGGTAGATCAAGGATTGAGGTACTTCAGCTTGATGAACATCGAGTACAATGTTCCTCCTAATAGGGAAATCTACGGGTGCGTTGTTGATCTTCTTGGCCGAGCTGGAAGAATAACGGAGGCCTATCAGCTGATAGAAACAATGCCTTTTGAACCTGATGAAACAATTTGGGGAGCACTGCTTGGGTCTTGCAAGATGCACAAGAATGTCTATTTGGGAAGATTGGCTGCTCAGAAGATCTTTGACATGAGGCCAAATGAGTCGAAGACATACGTCTTGCTCTCGAATATATATGCAGCTGGCAGGGCATGGGGAGATTTTGCAGAGATGAGGAGATGTTTGAGAGAGCAGGGGAATAAGAAAGAGGCAGGAATGAGCTGGATTGAAGTGAGGGATGAGGTACGTGGCTTTGCTTCCGGTGACAGAAGCAGTAGTCCACATATTGTTTTGGTTTATCAGACACTGGAAGAGCTGATTCAACACATGAACCAAGATGGATGTGAATCAGATTCGCATTGGGTGCTGCATGATTTCTCAGGAGTAACATGA